The DNA segment caggtgcaaaaaaaaaaaagaaaaggactacctatataagcatgaagtttagccgcttcaagaagctgggacttggctttgatatgcttatgaaggatagggacacaaGCTAGTaaactagtgtcgagcaagagtaatgttataaactattgtgcagattatcttcatgtattcattatgaatagaaagggttcaatccttagtgacaccctgatattcgaatatttgaaacgtgtaatttgctaagatgaaattcaatcgtcacgatatttcatctatgcagtagtttgtggtatgttatgactttggtgatttgatcggtaattacactaaaatgggggaggtttgttggacattttagtgtaattgatctctttattatgttaaaataagagtgcacgcttgttttaatgtaataacgagatgttcggtttaggcaaattttggaagttacatggaagtcaaattttggaagttacatggaagttatttttcaagaaaagaaagttttttttttaaaaagataaacttccatcaaccgccaaccgTTTTATTTTAAAGGATAAAACTTCCATAACTTCATTCAACCGCCAAagaccacctgttctttgattataaataatcatcctggttcagaaagcataacatgtgaaaaacatacaagaccaaaacaaaattcttgaattataatcttctgattttatccgattgaacaattttggttgaaccccgaaatttgattcaatatgaaagtgtttatacttcagatttatccaggattatctcgattttcaaaattaaccaacaaaacaAAACTCCTTTGCCTTTGTACTCTTTCCTCTCTCCTTCCTTACTCTTCCACGCTATTTCACTTACACCAAACAAACATTACTAAAATAAATcaagttagtattttttttataactaaacaAACTTAATCACatccaaaaataaatgaattaaggTTCTCAAGGGCATGAATTGTAATAAAGATGAAACGATAGTGGCAAAGTGTTAACGAGAAACAGATAACGACAAATGATTGATGGAGAATAGCTTATAGCGTGGCGTATCTCTCGCTATAAAATTGGGGTCTCTGATTGTCACAAAGCAAAACTCGGTTATTCACAAACGAAGAACCAAAAACtaaccctctttttttttccctacaattttaatataacaaaTGGATTTCATTCCCTCCATTTTCTCCTTCAAACGCAGAACCTCTCTCTAGCCGTTTCCAAATTCCTccgttttctttttttctttttcttttcattttccactaaaaaaaataaataaaggaaagaaaaagaaaaaaagaagcgaGATGAGGTTTTTCTTCGAGTTCGTGTCTTGTTGCGGCCTGCCGACGCAGCGTTCGCCGGAGCCAGTGGTTCCAGCGAAGGAGGAAGAGAGGTCACTGGTTCCGGCGACGGCCGTCGCCGTTGTGCCCTCCCGTAAGAAGATGAGGATGGGCTCGGCGGAGTGGAGGCCGTCGCTGGGGTCAATCTCGGAGGATGTTACGCCGCCGGCGCCGGCGCTGAGGGATAGAGAGAGTCCCCGGAAAGGTGAGGTGGCCTCCGCTGGAAGGGACGCGAAGAAGAGGAGCGCCAGTGGTGGCGGAACTGCCAAGGTTCGGCACCGGAGTTTCAGCAACGCTTATTACGGGTCAGTGAATAACTGTTTTTCGCGGTTTAATTTAGCGGATTATTACAAATACCACCCCTACGGTTTAAGAAAATAGTAAAGGACTTTAATTTTtaacgaaaataaaaaataattttcaacatagaattttgaaaaaataagttgtattAGCGATaacaaaaaactatacatcacATCACAGtccaaaatagttttatttcttCGTTACCATTACTATTATGTCAAGTTTGTTAATAAAAGTCAAATcaagaattaataataatttataattaaaccaTCATGTAAAATAATACATTACtattaagttaaatttattaatctttataataaatatattaaaatttgtacAAATGATAATTTTTGATAAGTGCATAGTCATTAAGTTCATaaactttatcattttttaatcttaccaaatatatatgttaaaaggataaaattagaaaaaaaaaatagagaaaaaataattatatattaatagtgtaaaaacttttatataatcatttgattataaattttcaatttatcatgataatcttttaatttttaaaataattatcttaaaataatttaaaatttaaaataattctaagTTATCACTGTATAAGAATTAAACTCGTTTTTAAATAGAAGGAatgaaggatttttttatatatataaatttgactTATTGAAGGACTTCTAAATTGAAGAATCAGGTTCGTATCTCGTATATAGATAGAAAAATTGAGCAATTATAACTGACGTTACGTTTCATTAACTATTTTGTGTGAGTGAGTGAACtttttatgaaaatgaaaattaagaatGAATTATTTTAGAGATATTATTTGTGGGCCAGTGGCTGCTATGTTAGCACTAAACATTAGCcggtttaaaaattgaaatttagaaGTAGGTACCCAACCATTTTTCTTCTCTAGAGATATACATTATATGCAGTTGACTTATCTAttgaaaatatatgatttttttaataacattgtAATTTCacgttatatttattttatgcattcaAGATATTAATATTGATTGCGGATTCacgttatgtttattttatgcattCAAGATATTAATATTGATTGCGGATTCacgttatgtttattttatgcattcaattgatattgatattgatagcAAAGTTTCAACTGTTTATATTTACCCAAATTCCACGCCAAAGTCCAATCCCTTAATAACTTGTGG comes from the Glycine soja cultivar W05 chromosome 6, ASM419377v2, whole genome shotgun sequence genome and includes:
- the LOC114417011 gene encoding uncharacterized protein LOC114417011, yielding MRFFFEFVSCCGLPTQRSPEPVVPAKEEERSLVPATAVAVVPSRKKMRMGSAEWRPSLGSISEDVTPPAPALRDRESPRKGEVASAGRDAKKRSASGGGTAKVRHRSFSNAYYGSAPSMPTMIPTFSPTPFMF